In the genome of Streptomyces collinus, one region contains:
- a CDS encoding extracellular solute-binding protein, which translates to MTDSHLTRRALLRYGAYGAGAAALAGTAASWDRLTGADIPGRDDGSLVVATLGPAYGPEAIRTLREGFAELHPDIKLRINAVQAVDWSDFFAKILTQVAAGTAPDLVYVATEGVQLFAQRLGVALDKWVKRDAAELKEYFTDVHPSLVESMMYEGSLYQLPVEFNAADMYFNRQVLRRAGADFPPADWTRDDFTALLRDMKRSGGSRFTPYFWTNRLWGGVVPWLFANDTNLLAESKAPGGDWLWNGFYPTAQRKGRGGGFRWTTPQASHDRVEEVYDYLASLIQDGLCTRPEGGNGQNLIGVFSTGRVGVTPAGGFWAGGLHLAGMERDGFDVQYFPRWRTQRMQYGAAGYALLRTSTMQDEAWEFIKYAARKDTLERLFATNQTTPARRSLLTAGRYAKTGPAHWPVFYDTLDRFPDTGPIPAPPQVAEVEQVLLKHTGTALASARSVRPALRRMQGDLEKAMERDV; encoded by the coding sequence ATGACCGACTCGCACCTCACCCGCCGCGCCCTGCTGCGGTACGGCGCCTACGGCGCGGGCGCCGCCGCCCTGGCCGGCACCGCCGCGAGCTGGGACCGGCTCACCGGAGCCGACATCCCCGGCCGGGACGACGGCTCCCTCGTCGTCGCCACGCTGGGCCCGGCCTACGGGCCGGAGGCCATCCGCACGCTCCGCGAGGGCTTCGCCGAGCTGCACCCCGACATCAAGCTCCGGATCAACGCGGTCCAGGCCGTCGACTGGTCGGACTTCTTCGCGAAAATCCTCACCCAGGTCGCCGCGGGCACCGCCCCCGACCTCGTCTACGTCGCCACCGAGGGCGTGCAGCTGTTCGCGCAGCGGCTCGGGGTGGCCCTGGACAAGTGGGTCAAGCGGGACGCGGCCGAGCTCAAGGAGTACTTCACCGACGTCCACCCGTCGCTGGTGGAGTCGATGATGTACGAGGGCAGCCTCTACCAGCTGCCCGTCGAGTTCAACGCGGCCGACATGTACTTCAACCGCCAGGTGCTGCGCCGGGCCGGGGCCGACTTCCCGCCGGCCGACTGGACCCGGGACGACTTCACGGCGCTGCTGCGGGACATGAAGAGGTCGGGCGGCTCCCGCTTCACGCCGTACTTCTGGACCAACCGGCTGTGGGGCGGCGTGGTCCCGTGGCTGTTCGCGAACGACACCAATCTGCTCGCCGAGTCCAAGGCGCCCGGCGGCGACTGGCTGTGGAACGGCTTCTACCCCACCGCGCAGCGCAAGGGCCGCGGCGGGGGCTTCCGCTGGACGACGCCGCAGGCCTCGCACGACCGGGTGGAGGAGGTCTACGACTACCTCGCCTCCCTCATCCAGGACGGCCTGTGCACCCGCCCCGAGGGCGGCAACGGCCAGAACCTCATCGGCGTGTTCTCCACCGGCCGCGTCGGCGTCACCCCGGCGGGCGGCTTCTGGGCGGGCGGACTGCACCTGGCCGGTATGGAGCGGGACGGGTTCGACGTGCAGTACTTCCCGCGCTGGCGCACCCAGCGCATGCAGTACGGCGCGGCGGGCTACGCGCTGCTGCGCACCTCGACGATGCAGGACGAGGCGTGGGAGTTCATCAAGTACGCCGCCCGCAAGGACACCCTGGAGCGGCTGTTCGCCACGAACCAGACCACCCCGGCCCGCCGCTCGCTGCTGACCGCCGGCCGCTACGCGAAGACCGGCCCGGCGCACTGGCCGGTCTTCTACGACACCCTCGACCGGTTCCCCGACACGGGACCCATCCCGGCGCCGCCGCAGGTAGCCGAGGTCGAGCAGGTGCTGCTGAAGCACACCGGCACGGCCCTGGCCTCCGCGCGCTCGGTGCGTCCCGCGTTGCGCCGGATGCAGGGCGATCTGGAGAAGGCCATGGAGCGTGACGTATGA